The following are from one region of the Candidatus Obscuribacterales bacterium genome:
- a CDS encoding protein kinase, whose protein sequence is MLEDLQGQLTKRCVTCDRKFSDTHANCPSDGTVLIPIAQDPWVGKKLTEHYEVLSLVGHGGMGVVYKAKHDLMERYVAIKMLLAQHITDSQSVRRFQHEAKAASKLSHPNIITLYDYGVSPTGQPYLVMDYLEGISLADIIKSDGQIGCERGVKIFLQVCDALEHAHNQKLVHRDLKPGNVMLINNEDLKDFVKVVDFGVSKIMGSDEAQRLTQTGEICGSPVYMSPEQCEGKKLDPRSDVYSMGVLMYEALTGELPLMGKTMVETMSKHLGEKPPRFASVREDLYIPERLENVVFHCLEKNPADRPQSMAALKEELIYSIPQTRPPGEEPPSVRDTPRLTYAMSKPIGKGRYITIYILLALVLMALCFAIARYQQIKPQKKPTVAAPLVKPSAVKPTVEKPPAAPPEVVAPPKTEAPKTEIPKIEAPKAEAPKPIKTARLKIKSPVAKSKIKKPAAKPADPWGNLELESSGRKYAD, encoded by the coding sequence GTGCTGGAAGACTTACAAGGACAGTTGACGAAGCGCTGCGTCACTTGCGATCGCAAGTTCAGTGACACGCACGCCAATTGCCCTTCTGACGGCACGGTCCTTATCCCTATAGCCCAGGACCCCTGGGTAGGCAAAAAGCTCACCGAGCACTATGAAGTCTTATCCTTAGTCGGTCATGGTGGCATGGGCGTTGTCTACAAAGCCAAACACGACTTGATGGAAAGATATGTCGCCATCAAAATGCTTTTGGCCCAGCACATAACTGACTCTCAAAGCGTTCGCCGCTTTCAGCATGAAGCAAAAGCAGCCAGCAAGTTAAGTCATCCAAACATCATTACCCTCTATGACTATGGTGTGTCGCCAACCGGTCAACCCTACTTGGTTATGGATTACCTGGAAGGCATAAGTCTTGCCGACATAATAAAGTCCGACGGGCAAATCGGCTGTGAGCGCGGCGTAAAAATCTTTTTGCAGGTTTGCGATGCCCTTGAACACGCTCACAATCAAAAACTTGTGCACCGTGACTTAAAACCGGGCAACGTAATGCTCATCAACAACGAAGACTTGAAAGACTTTGTCAAAGTAGTTGATTTTGGCGTTTCCAAAATAATGGGCAGCGACGAAGCGCAAAGACTTACGCAAACAGGAGAAATTTGCGGCAGCCCCGTATACATGAGTCCTGAGCAGTGCGAGGGCAAAAAACTTGATCCTCGCTCGGATGTTTATTCAATGGGAGTGCTCATGTATGAAGCGCTTACCGGCGAATTGCCTCTTATGGGCAAGACTATGGTTGAAACCATGTCCAAACATTTGGGCGAAAAGCCTCCTCGTTTTGCTTCCGTTAGAGAAGATCTCTACATACCGGAAAGACTGGAAAATGTAGTCTTTCACTGCCTGGAGAAAAACCCCGCCGACCGACCGCAATCAATGGCTGCCCTCAAGGAAGAATTGATCTACTCAATTCCGCAGACAAGACCACCAGGCGAAGAACCACCATCTGTCAGAGACACACCAAGGCTAACTTACGCAATGAGCAAGCCCATTGGAAAAGGTCGCTACATAACCATCTACATTCTTCTTGCGTTGGTTCTTATGGCACTTTGTTTTGCCATTGCACGCTACCAACAAATAAAGCCTCAGAAGAAGCCTACGGTCGCAGCTCCTTTAGTGAAACCTTCTGCGGTCAAGCCAACGGTTGAAAAACCTCCTGCTGCGCCGCCTGAAGTTGTCGCGCCGCCCAAGACCGAAGCGCCAAAGACAGAAATACCCAAGATCGAAGCACCTAAGGCCGAAGCACCCAAGCCGATTAAAACAGCTCGACTAAAAATCAAATCCCCGGTAGCCAAATCCAAAATTAAAAAGCCGGCAGCTAAGCCGGCTGATCCCTGGGGCAACCTGGAATTAGAAAGCAGTGGTCGCAAGTACGCCGATTGA
- a CDS encoding trypsin-like peptidase domain-containing protein: protein MDKTDKSNGPILWFITVLLTLIIGIGLGYFILPNKSVKNTAPKVSATVTESGGPAITLKIGDNAIADIAESAAPSVVNIDTQMSVSMPRDVFHNGRGFGNFEFFFGPGFQGLPQEPRRFESRGSGSGVIVRKDGYILTNNHVVKNATAIKVTLNDKQVFKGKVVGRDSFTDLALVKIDAQDLPVARFGSSKALRPGDWAIAIGSPLGLDHTVTLGIVSALGRSLADLNNNVELIQTDAAINPGNSGGPLLNIHGEVIGINTAIRSDAQNIGFAIPIDSAKDVISQLLAGGSIQRPYIGVYMQELDEKLARSLGLSNGAQGVVVAQVATNSPADQAGLQQGDLIERVDGQSVKTSKEVQGLVRAHKVGESVNMLILRSGKLIPANVKVGDYPSEGPTQSDQEE, encoded by the coding sequence ATGGATAAGACTGACAAATCGAATGGTCCTATCTTGTGGTTTATCACAGTGCTTTTAACGCTCATAATCGGCATCGGCTTGGGCTATTTTATTTTGCCTAATAAGAGTGTCAAAAATACTGCGCCAAAAGTATCGGCAACAGTTACTGAATCAGGCGGACCGGCTATCACACTTAAAATTGGTGACAACGCCATTGCTGATATCGCTGAGTCAGCTGCTCCCAGTGTCGTTAATATCGATACGCAAATGTCTGTGTCCATGCCGCGTGATGTTTTTCATAATGGGCGCGGCTTCGGCAATTTTGAATTTTTCTTTGGACCGGGATTTCAGGGTTTGCCCCAGGAACCCAGACGTTTTGAAAGTCGCGGATCAGGTTCTGGTGTGATCGTGCGCAAGGACGGTTATATTCTGACTAATAATCACGTTGTAAAAAATGCAACCGCTATTAAGGTGACGCTTAATGATAAACAAGTCTTTAAAGGCAAAGTTGTAGGGCGCGATAGTTTCACCGATCTGGCTCTTGTTAAAATTGACGCTCAAGATTTGCCGGTTGCGCGCTTTGGTTCCAGTAAAGCATTGCGTCCGGGCGATTGGGCTATTGCCATAGGCAGTCCGTTGGGACTGGATCATACGGTGACATTAGGAATTGTTTCGGCTCTTGGTCGCTCACTTGCCGACTTAAATAACAATGTTGAACTTATTCAAACCGATGCCGCCATTAACCCAGGCAATTCAGGTGGCCCATTGCTTAATATTCATGGAGAAGTTATTGGTATCAACACGGCTATTCGCAGTGATGCGCAAAACATTGGTTTTGCCATTCCCATCGACAGTGCTAAGGACGTGATAAGCCAACTTCTGGCAGGAGGCAGTATTCAAAGACCTTATATAGGTGTCTATATGCAAGAGCTCGATGAAAAATTGGCTCGCTCTCTCGGTCTGTCAAACGGTGCGCAAGGAGTAGTTGTTGCTCAAGTGGCAACAAATTCACCTGCTGATCAAGCAGGGTTGCAGCAAGGTGATCTGATTGAACGCGTTGATGGGCAGTCTGTTAAAACATCTAAGGAAGTACAGGGTCTAGTTCGCGCGCACAAAGTAGGCGAATCAGTAAACATGCTCATTTTACGAAGCGGAAAACTAATTCCTGCCAATGTAAAGGTTGGCGATTACCCATCTGAAGGTCCAACGCAGTCTGACCAAGAAGAATAA